A region from the Aegilops tauschii subsp. strangulata cultivar AL8/78 chromosome 5, Aet v6.0, whole genome shotgun sequence genome encodes:
- the LOC141023019 gene encoding uncharacterized protein: protein MADDDKNKQLAEYSGAAKVFAAPANSSYPRFDRENFGVWKALMECGLRANELWDAVDPGGNAFKKEGAEHRKDRQAASAIYSVMPMDVLQHLIAEETAKEAWDTLKLMFEGHTRVKQANLQTLLRNYETLVMGDNESVDAFASRVATLVNRIRALGENLTETSVVRRFLRAAPPQYLQIVTAIEHRVDLATLSIDDLVGRYKAHDERMRYSLGDGRNDELVMLTKAQWDALEKQGGSRSSSKKKGKQRSVRKNFADSDADSDDDSEDEAAPSPTRKFDIRKVRCYNCGLLGHFKADCEKAPKQKALIAQQGDDSDMMLICELVDKQDPVLQEPAKEIVVLVKEKVHLHNHGSETRVDATDAGGDSETYVDATDVSANFAGSDTAKAACARAWRSSLCVGQLEERPVGGRKSDTKDNDVMAYVAPDVHENNSAKSVAGGRQVASRGERGTRVLLQSPAMCVGGRSLAKDGYPEEADHSSELGGGGHCKLAAQASPCGGMVHGPERGQHPEEGKDPLGEVSHGSYVVAPGTLLRVNDAAPISSAGGAVASLGGGQSASMSSTLFVSLEASIGGGSQLLAELYAEDDVTSAPMSPPKVLEKTTRPSTTDHLHPELHSYPEKFLQTINQVMVNGSGRRCLANAEEPAEFVDANTKECWHHAMKEELGSIHDNNTWELVDLPNNEKAIELKWEFKIKKDVEGCMKHKAMFVAKEYVQEEGVEFEEVFVPIAKMESVRLLIALTAQESWKVHYMDVKSVILNVELKRDVYVNQSPSFIKEGEEHKVLKLHKVLYRLQEDPREWNIKLDQTMISLGFEKAPLEHAMYKRGEGRDRLLVGIYVDYLLITGADEELIAKFKLQMKELFKMDDLGLLSYYPGIEVHQKTEGITLCREAYTRKLLESRGMKDCNPIDASMEPRLELSKKSKVSAVDAIQYIAAAPVMCQGVWLGRLRGDLMDRDPEQVVLNVDGKSTTFLREEPVRHDRSKHIDTVYHYIKDCVEEGRINQAWFRTYVFGRRKVLVKEPSCNEYAERERHQRNRRNAACWLEFADSDVPPQHIAADLELAYAWTLDRYVTRAETSKRLLHRLEGEMAMYGEEWSLSEIVAANVASSKARPLPPPTSSLSAAALHTVQKEAEDHQRTSDCYLLPPEARL from the exons ATGGCGGACGACGATAAGAACAAGCAACTGGCAGAATACTCCGGTGCGGCTAAAGTATTTGCTGCTCCGGCGAATTCGTCGTACCCACGATTTGATCGCGAGAACTTTGGGGTCTGGAAGGCCCTCATGGAGTGTGGTCTCCGCGCCAACGAGCTATGGGACGCGGTCGACCCAGGAGGCAACGCGTTCAAGAAGGAGGGAGCCGAGCACCGGAAGGATCGGCAGGCGGCGTCGGCGATTTACTCGGTGATGCCAATGGATGTCCTCCAACACCTGATCGCCGAAGAAACGGCGAAGGAAGCGTGGGATACCTTGAAGCTCATGTTCGAGGGACACACCCGTGTCAAGCAAGCCAATCTCCAAACTCTCCTAAGGAACTATGAGACTTTGGTCATGGGCGACAATGAGTCCGTGGATGCGTTCGCTTCACGGGTAGCTACTCTCGTCAATCGGATTCGTGCTCTTGGAGAAAACCTAACGGAGACCTCGGTTGTCCGGCGGTTCTTGCGCGCGGCCCCTCCCCAGTACCTGCAAATTGTTACGGCGATCGAGCATCGCGTCGATCTCGCGACTCTCTCCATCGACGATCTCGTCGGACGGTACAAGGCTCACGACGAGCGGATGCGGTACAGTCTTGGGGACGGGAGGAACGACGAGCTTGTGATGCTCACGAAGGCGCAGTGGGACGCTCTAGAAAAGCAAGGCGGATCCAGGAGCAgcagcaagaagaaggggaaGCAGCGTTCGGTGAGAAAGAACTTCGCCGACTCGGACGCTGACTCGGACGACGACTCGGAGGATGAGGCTGCACCATCACCGACGAGAAAGTTTGACATCAGAAAAGTGAGGTGTTATAACTGTGGCCTCCTCGGCCACTTCAAGGCTGACTGCGAGAAAGCACCGAAGCAGAAGGCGCTCATAGCCCAGCAAGGAGATGATAGTGACATGATGTTGATTTGTGAACTCGTGGACAAGCAGGATCCAGTTCTTCAAGAGCCGGCTAAAGAAATTGTTGTGCTCGTGAAAGAAAAAGTTCACCTTCATAATCATGGTTCGGAAACTCGTGTCGATGCTACTGATGCAGGAGGTGACTCCGAAACTTACGTCGATGCTACAGACGTAAGTGCTAACTTTGCTGGATCGGATACAGCGAAAGCAGCATGTGCTCGAGCATGGAGAAGCAGTCTTTGTGTTGGTCAACTGGAGGAGAGGCCCGTAGGCGGCCGCAAAAGCGACACAAAAGACAATGACGTAATGGCGTACGTGGCGCCAGATGTCCACGAAAACAACTCGGCAAAGAGCGTTGCAGGCGGTCGCCAAGTAGCGAGTCGAGGCGAGCGAGGCACACGCGTTCTGTTGCAAAGCCCAGCCATGTGCGTCGGAGGGCGCAGCCTAGCAAAGGACGGGTACCCAGAAGAAGCCGATCACTCCAGCGAGTTGGGCGGTGGTGGCCACTGCAAGCTAGCAGCTCAAGCATCACCATGTGGAGGCATGGTGCATGGGCCAGAACGTGGGCAACATCCAGAGGAAGGAAAAGACCCACTTGGGGAAGTGTCTCATGGTTCATACGTGGTGGCACCTGGAACTTTACTACGTGTAAATGATGCAGCACCAATCTCATCCGCAGGGGGTGCAGTAGCATCACTTGGTGGTGGCCAGTCAGCAAGTATGTCCAGTACTCTATTTGTCAGCCTAGAAGCGAGCATCGGTGGTGGCTCACAGTTGCTAGCAGAATTGTACGCAGAAGATGATGTCACTTCGGCACCTATGTCGCCTCCGAAAGTACTGGAGAAAACGACACGTCCATCTACAACCGATCATCTACATCCGGAGTTACACTCATATCCGGAGAAATTTCTTCAGACGATTAACCAGGTAATGGTGAATGGGAGTGGGCGACGGTGTCTAGCAAACGCCGAGGAACCGGCGGAATTTGTGGACGCAAATACGAAGGAGTGTTGGCATCATGCTATGAAAGAAGAGTTGGGGTCGATCCATGACAATAATACATGGGAGCTTGTGGATCTTCCCAACAATGAAAAAGCAATAGAGCTCAAGTGGGAATTCAAGATCAAGAAAGATGTTGAAGGGTGCATGAAGCACAAAGCAATGTTTGTAGCCAAAGAGTATGTGCAAGAGGAAGGTGTGGAATTCGAAGAAGTGTTCGTTCCCATTGCAAAGATGGAGTCGGTGAGATTACTCATCGCTCTCACGGCTCAGGAATCATGGAAAGTACATTACATGGATGTAAAATCCGTGATTTTGAATGTCGAGTTGAAAAGAGATGTGTATGTGAATCAGTCACCGAGCTTCATCAAAGAGGGAGAAGAACACAAGGTACTGAAGTTACATAAAGTCTTGTACAGGCTACAGGAAGACCCTCGTGAGTGGAACATCAAACTTGATCAGACGATGATTTCTCTTGGATTTGAGAAAGCCCCACTAGAACATGCAATGTACAAGAGAGGTGAAGGAAGGGACCGTCTACTAGTTGGCATCTATGTCGACTACCTATTAATTACCGGAGCAGATGAAGAGTTGATTGCAAAGTTCAAGCTACAGATGAAAGAGCTTTTCAAGATGGATGATCTCGGTCTTTTGAGCTACTACCCTGGGATAGAGGTACATCAAAAGACGGAGGGAATCACACTATGCCGGGAGGCATACACAAGAAAGCTACTTGAAAGCCGTGGCATGAAAGATTGCAATCCAATTGATGCTTCAATGGAACCTCGTCTTGAGCTGAGCAAGAAGAGTAAAGTATCCGCAGTTGACGCAATACAGTATATTGCAGCGGCCCCTGTGATGTGTCAAGGTGTGTGGCTAGGGAGGCTGCGCGGTGATCTCATGGATCGAGATCCGGAACAAGTGGTGCTCAATGTTGATGGAAAGTCTACAACTTTTCTACGCGAAGAACCAGTGCGGCATGATAGGAGCAAGCACATTGATACGGTGTATCACTACATAAAGGACTGCGTGGAAGAAG GAAGAATCAATCAAGCATGGTTTCGTACGTACGTGTTCGGCCGACGGAAAGTACTCGTCAAGGAGCCGTCGTGCAAC GAGTACGCCGAGAGGGAGCGGCACCAGCGGAACAGGCGCAACGCGGCATGCTGGTTGGAGTTCGCGGACTCCGACGTCCCGCCGCAACACATCGCGGCGGACCTGGAGCTGGCGTACGCCTGGACCCTGGATCGCTACGTGACGAGAGCCGAGACGAGCAAGCGCCTTCTCCATCGCCTCGAAGGGGAGATGGCCATGTACGGCGAGGAGTGGTCTCTCAGTGAGATCGTCGCCGCCAATgtcgcctcctccaaggcccgccCTCTCCCCCCACCCACGTCGTCGTTGTCCGCGGCCGCACTGCACACGGTGCAGAAGGAAGCGGAGGATCATCAGCGAACGTCAGACTGCTACCTTCTGCCGCCCGAAGCCCGACTTTGA
- the LOC109763101 gene encoding wall-associated receptor kinase 2 produces the protein MKLPAAALLPFLLQLSLVAAAAAQVTGAAPGCPTICVGVSVPYPFGIKEGCYLPGFNLTCDRRNGQERLLIGGAGSTLEVMEISLAKSTVRVRNTAGAVQLEGSRVSGPTRAVGTWGGLGAGAAGGPFVVSASRNRFVLTGCNVLAKLIGDRDNVIVGCSAFCAVTDGLNNTVSAEDVAECAGVGCCKTPITIGRPYYRVNFTGMDPAQEMDSLLATVSVRVAETGWFDTSAAHANSSRGTTAMPLVLEWVLDSKRLRQPRDPPGWAATGCPNDAGSSECRSSHSSCSNVTNNYRTGYVCHCQEGYEGNPYLAGAGGCQDVNECARPDKFMCSGVCTNTPGGYHCVCPPRSRGDPRIKDGCLKSSLSLGLSIGIGIGSGAALLFLVLGAIFVTRKLKRQRAKVSKQKFFKQNRGHLLEQLVSQKADIAERMIIPLVELEKATNNFDKAREIGGGGHGMVYKGIMSDLHVVAIKKSKAAIQKEINEFINEVAILSQINHRNVVKLFGCCLETEVPLLVYEFISNGTLYHHLHVEEPEASLPWVDRLRIATETARALAYLHSAVSFPIVHRDIKSQNILLDGTLIAKVSDFGASRCIPLDQTGDETAIQGTFGYLDPMYCYSGQLTEESDVYSFGVLLMELLTRKKPCSYRSSGEKSLVAYFTSLLAEGDLSSVLDPQVVMEGGKKIEEVIMLAAACVRMEGGQRPTMRQVEMTLESLQVPHENVVMGVIDAQGYKMIEDGSTEEVSRQYSREEEYLFSSRCPR, from the exons ATGAAGCTTCCGGCGGCGGCGCTGTTGCCCTTTCTGTTGCAGCTCTCCCTCGTGGCCGCGGCGGCGGCTCAGGTCACCGGAGCTGCGCCGGGCTGCCCGACCATCTGCGTTGGCGTGAGCGTGCCGTACCCATTCGGCATCAAGGAAGGGTGCTACTTGCCGGGCTTCAACCTCACCTGCGACCGGAGGAACGGCCAAGAGCGGCTGCTCATCGGCGGCGCCGGGAGCACCCTCGAGGTCATGGAGATCTCACTGGCCAAATCCACGGTGCGCGTCAGGAACACCGCTGGCGCCGTGCAGCTCGAGGGCAGCAGGGTAAGCGGCCCTACCCGAGCCGTCGGCACGTGGGGCGGCCTTGGCGCCGGCGCCGCCGGCGGCCCGTTCGTGGTGTCGGCATCGCGCAACAGGTTCGTGCTCACCGGGTGCAACGTGCTGGCCAAGCTGATCGGGGACAGGGACAACGTCATCGTCGGCTGCTCCGCCTTCTGCGCCGTCACCGACGGGCTGAACAACACCGTCTCCGCCGAGGACGTCGCCGAGTGCGCCGGCGTCGGCTGCTGCAAGACGCCCATCACCATCGGCCGTCCCTACTACCGCGTTAATTTCACGGGGATGGACCCGGCCCAGGAGATGGACTCGTTGCTGGCTACGGTTTCGGTGCGCGTCGCGGAGACGGGCTGGTTCGACACGTCGGCCGCACACGCGAACTCCTCCCGCGGGACGACGGCGATGCCCTTGGTGCTGGAGTGGGTGCTGGACTCCAAGCGGCTCCGGCAACCTCGGGATCCCCCGGGGTGGGCGGCAACGGGCTGCCCCAATGACGCGGGGTCGAGCGAGTGCCGGAGCAGCCACAGCTCATGCAGCAACGTCACCAACAACTACCGCACTGGCTACGTGTGCCATTGCCAGGAGGGCTACGAGGGCAACCCGtacctcgccggcgccggaggatgCCAAGACGTCAACGAGTGCGCGCGGCCTGATAAGTTCATGTGCTCCGGCGTGTGCACCAACACGCCCGGAGGGTACCACTGCGTGTGTCCGCCCCGCTCTCGTGGCGACCCTCGGATCAAAGATGGCTGCCTCAAATCATCCCTAAGTCTAG GTTTAAGTATCGGCATAGGAATCGGCAGTGGTGCTGCCCTTCTTTTCTTGGTGCTTGGTGCCATTTTTGTGACCCGGAAGCTGAAGCGTCAGAGGGCAAAAGTATCCAAGCAGAAATTCTTCAAGCAAAACAGGGGACATCTACTAGAGCAATTAGTGTCGCAAAAGGCAGACATCGCTGAGAGGATGATCATCCCCTTGGTGGAGCTGGAGAAGGCAACCAACAACTTCGACAAAGCTCGTGAGATCGGCGGAGGAGGTCATGGCATGGTGTACAAAGGGATCATGTCAGACCTTCACGTCGTGGCGATCAAGAAGTCCAAGGCCGCAATCCAGAAGGAGATCAACGAGTTCATCAACGAGGTGGCAATCCTCTCGCAGATAAATCATCGGAACGTGGTGAAGCTCTTCGGGTGCTGCCTCGAGACAGAGGTGCCGTTGCTAGTATATGAGTTCATCTCCAACGGGACACTTTACCATCATCTTCATGTCGAAGAACCTGAAGCTTCATTGCCATGGGTGGATCGGCTAAGAATTGCAACAGAGACCGCAAGAGCTCTCGCGTATCTTCACTCGGCCGTGTCATTCCCTATAGTCCACAGGGATATCAAGTCTCAAAACATTCTGTTAGATGGCACTCTCATAGCAAAGGTGTCCGATTTTGGAGCTTCAAGGTGCATTCCGCTAGATCAAACAGGGGATGAAACCGCCATCCAAGGGACATTTGGGTACCTAGACCCTATGTATTGCTACTCAGGACAGCTCACCGAGGAGAGCGATGTTTATAGCTTCGGCGTTCTCCTAATGGAGCTGCTCACCAGGAAAAAACCATGCTCATATCGATCATCCGGGGAGAAAAGCCTCGTCGCCTATTTCACTAGTTTGCTCGCAGAAGGTGACCTCTCAAGTGTGTTAGACCCTCAGGTCGTGATGGAAGGTGGCAAGAAGATTGAAGAAGTAATTATGTTGGCAGCGGCATGCGTCAGGATGGAAGGAGGTCAACGACCAACCATGAGGCAAGTGGAGATGACACTCGAGAGTCTTCAAGTACCCCATGAAAATGTTGTGATGGGTGTTATTGATGCACAAGGTTATAAAATGATTGAAGATGGAAGCACTGAGGAGGTTAGCAGACAATATAGCCGGGAAGAAGAATATTTGTTTTCATCAAGGTGCCCGCGGTAG